TTATTCTGCACTCATTGAGTATTTCTAAAGGTATTCAGACTGATCAAGCAGcccaactatttatttatttatttattttatttatttatttactagcaattaatcacagaatgataaagcaacatttttagttttttggacAAAATCAAACGTATATCTACAGTCTAAACtgtgaaataaaagtttttgttctggcattaaatgcatataaatatacagtttGGATTAGTTTCATTATATAAAACTATGTTattttgttcatataatatataattacactTAGTTTATTATTATGACATCACAGTCCTAGTAAACCCTGCTGTCTTTGTAGTGCAGGGTGTTGTCTTGTTTGTGTGTACTGGTCATATTCTAATGAGCGCTGATGTCATCGTGACATCACACTGTCCTCGCAAATCGCTTTGTCCTCATAATTCAGGTTTCCGTCTTCCAGGACATATGTCCTTGTAAATCAGCAAAAAATCAGGATGTTGTGTATCTTGTtttatatatgataaataaaaaataaactatgttTTGATGCcctgatttttttaaagcatttatttttttttctataaaaggAAAGCACAGTCCCTATAAACCAATTTTTTCAGAAGAAACTGTCCTTACAATGCAGGCTTAActgtataggtgtgtgtgtgtgtgttattgtgaaTCAAGTGACCTTTATTtacatagcgctttaaacaaaatacattgcatcaaagcaagtgaacaacattcattaggaaaacagtgtgtcaataatgcaaaatgatagttaaaagcagttcatcattgaaatcAGTGATgacatctctgttcagttaaatagtgtctaaGAAAGAATAAGAAAGTTCATGGCTTCGTTGTAACCAAGAGAGCAGAATATGCTACAGTTAGGAATATAAAGAAAACTAGTACCTTCCTCAAGAACGACAGATCTAACCCTGTTGAGGTCTCAGCTTGGCCTGAGATGGATCTGAATGTTCATGAACAAAAACCCAAGGAGGATCTGATTGCTTCTCCTAAACTTAAATGGGATCTGGATGATTCAGTGGAATTGTACCTCCCTGGTCCAAGCATTCTCAAACCACGACATGAATGGGATCTGGCTACTCCACTGGATTTGGGTGCACCAAGTCCAAGCGTTCTTGAGCCAGAGGCTAAAGTTTTATCTGAACTTTCAAGTTTGGAGAACTAAGTCCCTTTAAACATTCTTCAACTAGAGGATCGTTTGAAGCAGTGTACACTGCTCAAACAGAGACATGTCACCGATGTCTGGCCCAGGGTCTTCATCGGAGACGAGTAAGTCTGCAACACAGTTGTATTTCTCTTattgttctgtcatttattctaCATGGTAAATCATTTTTTGTGAAAGACTAACCTAGGCTGTTGTGTTCTTGTGCAGAGAGACTGCAACAGACCGAGATATGCTGCAGGAGATGTGCATCACTCACATTCTGAATGCTGCAGCGCCCAAAAAGGACTTGAACTTCTTCTTGGGAACATCTTATGTTGAAGACATAGAAGGAACAGTCAATACAGGGTCTAGATATTACAGAGGCTTGCACATCAATAAATACAGCTTGCCTACAACAGACAGACACTGTTCTGACATCAGCAAGTGTTTCATGTCAGCTGCAAAATTCATTGACAAGGCCGTGAATAAGCCAGGGAGTAAGGgctgacacacacagactccaTTTCTTGTCTATTATCAAGTGTACTATAGTCTATTAATGAGATTTCTgacaatatttcttttttgtttcctcAGGTAAGGTGTTGATTTGCTGCAAGCAGGGTGTCGACCACTCTGCGACTCTGTTTCTGGCATATCTGATGATCTGCCATGACATGATGGTGGAGGATGCCATTGATCACGTCATAAAGTGGAGACGCATCCAGCCCTCCAGAGACTTCCTGAAGAAGTTGATGCTCCTCAATGCTGAACTTGTGAACAAGCGAAAACTAAAGCTAGAGGACATAAAGAAAggcaaaaagaggaaaaaatggcagcttaaacaaaagtgtataaatatactaaaagatataaaagaaaatgtgcacatatagaaatgtcaataaaattaatGGACAATGTCCTGATaatgagctgctttgttttgtaatgtatttattttttacaatgcaaATGAATATCTGCACTGATAGAATCAAAATAGAGCacagattttaaaaacatagcgaGGAAAGCAGCACagataaataagtataaaattaaaatattgaaattaatattttttatgtattttatttatgtactttagGTACTTTAATGAATTCACTTGTTTTAAATCAGTGATAAGAATCGTGTATCAAACCAATTCAAACGGCCAGAGTCAGTGGTTTCAGTAGAGGTTTCGTAACTTAGGCTGTGTAGCCTTCAAAATATTTGTTCGCCACTAGGATAATTTGCAGACATTTTAACGAAGCATAATAAAAAGGAAGAATTTTATTACTCTCTAGACAAAGCTATTCAATACAaaataagccaaaaaaataataataaaataacacgtGTATATTTACATAGCCCATTCATggtataaaatgattggcttatGGGATTTAATAGAGATTAtgctttcatttaacatttacatttaatcatataTGAAAAGGATCCATTACCAGAAGATTTACTAGGGatcacttgaaatgaaaatagcctactgtgtgtgtgtgtgtgtgtgtgtgagagagagagagagagagagagagcatgcgcTCTTCAAGATCAGAAACGCATTCTGTGGGAACGACCATTCATTGCGcgtttgtttatttaaatctgttataaattaaataactttGAACAAAAATTgattgacaataataataataaaaaaactgtttcaaaatgttttagaTATCGAACAAATCAGTAACAATTAAGGTTAAGTTACACAGAAATGACCGTAAGTGGAGTTTCACGAGTCTTCAGTAAAAAATGACATCGCTGTACTTACAGTAGCCTTACAAGTTCATTCAGTGAAGGATTCGTCAGGATTCAGATTCAAACCATGCAATCATGAGACATGAAAATAAACTTTAAGATCAATTAATCATTTGTTGATGGTAAACCTGCATTCAAAAGCAtagtaaatgtgattttttttcatgcTCTGTCGCTGAAGATGTATTGCAGCAAACGCGGACATAAACGCGATATGAAATCTAGTTGAAAACcgctataaaatatgtatatatataatttttttttttttttttttttttgagataatgaACCAACCAGCGAAAATGCTGCAGTTGGTAAACaatccgtttccatggcaactgtgGAACGATAACAAGACGCGTCACTGTTTCATGACGTCACAGACCCAGTCAGTATAAAAGGTCTCGCCCTCGTAGAATCTTTGTAGTTGAGTGATGTTCGCAACAGAGACGTGAGTCTGAGTGAAGTCTGTGAATACAAACCTAGCAACACTTGTACGAACGCCAGTCCGTATAGATCGAGATATATTTAATCTGTACAGACAGTGTGTATCAGATAACGTTACAGTTTAATCTGACTTTACCAGATAAGGATTACTTATCTATCAGTATGAGAACCACAGACACAATGTCCACAGACGTGAGAGAGGTGCTTCTGGAGGTTTACGTCAACGACGCCTTCTACTTTGGTGACAGCTACTGGGCATCAGATGATAAAGATGTGCAGCTGGAGTTTGAGATCACTGGTGACATCTACGACCTTATCAGCGGCAGTGCATCTCGAGAGTTAGATGTGCAGCTGGAGGTTGTGACAATGGATCATGTCTCAGGCAGATACTGCAGTCCAGGAGAGATGCGTGTGCAGCTGGAGGTTAATGGTAGAGACAACATCTCAGTATGTGAAGTGAAAGATTTGCAGCTGGAGATGAACAGGAACGACagcatctcagagctgaagagcCCTACGCTGGTCCCTGAAGATCTGAGCGACCCAGCAGGACCTTCAATGGAAGAGGCCAATGATCAGGGTGGCCTGGATGCTAAGAACAGTCCAATAGGTGAAGACATTTgtcttattcatgtttatttcggaTGTTAGAGATGTTTCTAATAGATAAATATTATATGTTGGGTGTGACAAAGACCATATACTGTTTTCCTACACCTCGTTGAGTTCTCAAGCTACAAGCACAAAATTTGACAGTGACCTTTAGGCTGATTTGAATTTTGATATTATATCTTTTCTAAATTATCTGACTTAAGCAATACCTGTAACCAACTTCCAAACGCTGATAGATTTCCATTTAGGGGTGAAAAAGTTTGAAAGTAATGCCTCGTTTAAAGTTTAACCACTCTTTCAATCTATCTGCTAAAAATTGTTGGATACATGCTGTAAAGATCTGATTGGATTTTAATTGTGGTTTCTTAGCAGTCAGATGAAGCTTAATGgggtttgaaatgtttttcaaacttcaagcttttaaaagtttttactttCATACAAGGCTTATCCAGTTTGTTTCCTTATTTTTTTCAGGACTCACTGTTGGGGAGATGACCAAGAAAATGTGGGCAATCTTCCAGCAAATTTGTGCAGTTTTCCAGACAAACACTCCAAAAACTGTTGGGCAACCTGAAGTGGATCTTCTTGATCTAAAGGATCCAAGTGCTCCCAAGCCAGAACCTGAATTGGATCTGGTGGATACTGAGCAATTTTGTATCCCTGAACCTGAAGTGGATCTCGTTGTTCTTTCTGAACCTAAAATGGATCTGGTTGATTTAGAGGAATCATGTGCCAGCCCAAAAGGTGAAAAGATGAAAATAGAAATGTCTTCTTACAATTTGGACTAATTAATCATATTTAATCTGGTTAGAGATGTTTCTAATGCcacattgtttgtttttcttctttcgtCAGAAAGTACCAAAGCCATGAAGAATAAGAAAGTTCATGGCTTCGTTGTAACCAAGAGAGCAGAATATGCTACAGTGAGGAATATGAAGAGAACTAGTACCTTCCTCAAGAACGACAGATCTAACCCTGTTGAGGTCTCAGCATGGCCTGAGATGGATCTGAATGTTTGTGGACAAAAACCTAAGGAGGACCTGGTTGCTTCTCCTAAACTTAAATGGGATCTGGTTGATTCAGTGGAACTGTATGCCCCGGGTCCAAGCATTCTCAAACCACGACATGAATGGGATCTGGCTACTCCACTGGATTTGGGTGCACCAAATCCAAGCGTTCTTGAGCCAGAGGCTAAAGTTTTATCTGAACTTTCAAGTTTGGAGAACTACGTCCCTTTAAACATTCTTCAACTAGAGGATCGTTTGAAGCAGTGTACACTGCTCAAACAGAGACATGTCACCGATGTCTGGCCCAGGGTCTTCATCGGAGACGAGTAAGTCTGCAACACAGTTGTATTTCTCTTATTGTTCTTTCATTTATTCTACATGGTAAATAATTTTTTGTGAAAGACTAACCTAGGCTGTTGTGTTCTTGTGCAGAGAGACCGCAACAGACCGAGATATTCTGCAGGAGATGTGCATCACTCACATTCTGAATGCTGCAGCGCCTAAAAAGGACTTGAACTACTTCTTGGGAACATCTTATGTTGAAGACATAGAAGGAACAGTCAATACAGGGTCTAGATATTACAGAGGCTTGCACATCAATTATTACAGCTTGCCTACAACAGACAGACACTGTTCTGACATCAGCAAGTGTTTCATGTCAGCTGCAAAATTCATTGACAAGGCCGTGAATAAGCCAGGGAGTAAGGgctgacacacacagactccaTTTCTTGTCTATTATCAAGTGTGTTATAGTCTATTCATGAGATTTCTgacaatatttcttttttgtttccttAGGTAAGGTGTTGATTTGCTGCAAGCAGGGTGTCGACCACTCTGCGACTCTGTTTCTGGCATATCTGATGATCTGCCATGACATGATGGTGGAGGATGCCATTGATCACGTCATAAAGTGGAGACGCATCCAGCCCTCCAGAGACTTTCTGAAGAAGTTGATGCTCCTCAATGCTGACCTTGTGAACAAGCGAAAACTAAAGCTAGAGGACATAAAGAAAGGCaaaaagaggagaaaatggcagcttaaacaaaagtgtataaatatactaaaagatataaaagaaaatgtgcacatatagaaatgtcaataaaattaatggataatgtcctgataatgagctgctttgttttgtaatttatttattttttacaatacaatgcAAATGAATATCTGCACTGATAGAATCAAAATAGAGCTCAGatttttaaaagagagagagaaaaacagcacagataaatatttataaaaaataaaaatattggaatttatattttttatgtattttatttatgtactttagGTACTTTAATGAATTCACTTGTTTTGAATCAGTGATAAGAATCGTGTATCAAACCAATTCAAACGGCCAGAGTCAGTGGTTTCAGTAGAGGTTTCGTAACTTAGGCTGTGTatccttcaaaatataatttgttcacCAATAGGATAATTTGTGGACATTTTAACGAAgcataaaaaaaaggaagaatTGTATTACTCTCTAGACAAAGCTATTCAATACAAAATAAgccagaaaaaataataaaataacacatttatatttacttaGCCTATTCATGGTATTACATGTTtggcttattgcatttaatagagattatgttttcattttaacatttacatttatttacatttattcgttCTAAAAAGGATTGCAACGATACCttttctctatgcctttatcattatagttgtagtgtgttagacacggaagagaagacaatgctgaataaagacgtattttttgctatttttggaccaaaatgtctTTTCGATTTGGGTGAATTAaccatttaattaacatttaacacTGTTATTTGCTCCTCACTGTcttatttaaaattcatactaACAAATTGCTGTCATACTTTGAAATCAATATTTTCCGTGCAAAGGCAGAGAGGGGCGGTGTGATGGTATTGGCAACATGAAGGCTACAATATTAACATGGGCCTGAAATGATGAGCTTGATGGGCTTTATCGTTGTACCAGATGTAATTTGTCacattataaaacagttatttaaatacatcgttcttcagtttttattttttgatgatttgCTATTAATGCAGATGTAATGATGACCAGAAATGACCAGCAGCACAAATGTTAAGTCTTCTGAAGCAATACTATACTTTTGTTTTGTGAATATTAGATTAATCAAATCGTGAATACACAGAAACCATATCTAACATCCCTCCAGAAAAACATCATGACTTCTAAGAACCAGTCATGTTTGATTCAGACTAGGGCAggtgatatgaaaaaaaaaaaaaaattgtatgataGTCGATATatatctgtcatgattctgccttcatgtcctacttttctctagtcttgaggcaggatcatgacagacccgtttttgtgtacaagcacatggccttgtctttgggccatgcgcttgtgttgtctcatccccttgccccgcccccttgttatcctagtcttgccgtgattgccttatctgtgccacctgttgtgtcttaattagttctcctatttagatcccctagtgtgctctgtcttttgtcggttcattgtttctcACTGTGATTGTTCCACATTGTGATATGTGTTACTCCATGTTCCTGTGATATATTGTTACTCGGTGTTGCCCTTGGAAGAAGACGTTGTGAGacctgttattgtttatttgtagttagtgttcttgtgtttcgagtctttgtttatcgtgtcttgtaaagttatttagtgtctaccttagtcagtgttttccccctcgtgggttttgttttcccctttttgtgttaataaacccTAGGTTTGgtacatcctgtctgcacttgagttcctccttaccCCTCCTCATAACAATATCTTGATGATATGTTTGCATttagataataaaaaaacttgGGGAAATAGTTTAACtgggataattttttattttattaaacaagttTTTAGCGAAAAACACAAGTCTGTCTActtaagagaagctctgtggcatgaaGCTATGTTCCCACTGCCACTAAAAACCCTCTCGGATGGGGAGATATTTGCTGAAGCACATAGGTATTTCTtatataccgtaattcctcaaataaaaaccggtagtcaaataaacgccggACCTCTTATAGTGGCCAGGGGCATGGTCAACACGAacaaataaaggccgggggaaaatttgtgcagcagagccagataatgaacgtaCACGCCCACTGCCAGAGCGTTTCTCGactcaagaactggttgcatcggttttcggatcacctgGAACTCTAtctcttttaatttaaaatgttatttaaaacaattacttatcaaacagatggaatttgaaataaaggcctgcctctaataaaaacctgcctcaaataaaagcctgttaccttacccatattgacagaaaaacagatTTTTATGATCCTGTGgaggttgtatctctctattagtgctattggatctaagtgctgtgtttgacactactgaccacaacattcttttgcatagaaacattatttttcctgaatcaacaaacagaactaacaaatattgctacaagtgtgactgcatcatataacaattattaattaataatattaataatgttcatcgtctggctgaatacatcttgtattaatttttttttaaatcctgtcaaacgtgcacaaactgacagtcaccaccataagctaatactaaatattgtagaaacataattttctgtaaagttgctttgtaactatttgtattgtaaaaagcgctatacaaataaacttgaattgaattgaatagactagaacactttattggcattaatggaaATGCATTAGCACTTATAtgtcgtacttatatgaccgccatcaattcgtagcagtgtaTGAAgcggtatcatatcgatcacaaatgcagtatggagtacctcaaggctcagtacttagGGCCATTACTTTTCATACTTTACATGTTactcttgggagatatcatcaggaaacaagatgttagctttcactgttatgctgattatactcagctctatatttcttcgcagccctG
The genomic region above belongs to Carassius gibelio isolate Cgi1373 ecotype wild population from Czech Republic chromosome A11, carGib1.2-hapl.c, whole genome shotgun sequence and contains:
- the LOC128022851 gene encoding dual specificity phosphatase 29-like, whose amino-acid sequence is MDLNVHEQKPKEDLIASPKLKWDLDDSVELYLPGPSILKPRHEWDLATPLDLVPLNILQLEDRLKQCTLLKQRHVTDVWPRVFIGDEETATDRDMLQEMCITHILNAAAPKKDLNFFLGTSYVEDIEGTVNTGSRYYRGLHINKYSLPTTDRHCSDISKCFMSAAKFIDKAVNKPGSKVLICCKQGVDHSATLFLAYLMICHDMMVEDAIDHVIKWRRIQPSRDFLKKLMLLNAELVNKRKLKLEDIKKGKKRKKWIHYQKIY
- the LOC128022852 gene encoding uncharacterized protein LOC128022852, which encodes MRTTDTMSTDVREVLLEVYVNDAFYFGDSYWASDDKDVQLEFEITGDIYDLISGSASRELDVQLEVVTMDHVSGRYCSPGEMRVQLEVNGRDNISVCEVKDLQLEMNRNDSISELKSPTLVPEDLSDPAGPSMEEANDQGGLDAKNSPIGLTVGEMTKKMWAIFQQICAVFQTNTPKTVGQPEVDLLDLKDPSAPKPEPELDLVDTEQFCIPEPEVDLVVLSEPKMDLVDLEESCASPKESTKAMKNKKVHGFVVTKRAEYATVRNMKRTSTFLKNDRSNPVEVSAWPEMDLNVCGQKPKEDLVASPKLKWDLVDSVELYAPGPSILKPRHEWDLATPLDLGAPNPSVLEPEAKVLSELSSLENYVPLNILQLEDRLKQCTLLKQRHVTDVWPRVFIGDEETATDRDILQEMCITHILNAAAPKKDLNYFLGTSYVEDIEGTVNTGSRYYRGLHINYYSLPTTDRHCSDISKCFMSAAKFIDKAVNKPGSKVLICCKQGVDHSATLFLAYLMICHDMMVEDAIDHVIKWRRIQPSRDFLKKLMLLNADLVNKRKLKLEDIKKG